TAGCCATGGAAGGTTCTAGACCAGGAAAGACAGTGATGTATCTTTTTCTCAGAGGATGGTAGTTCTGTGGAGCACGGGTGAAGAATCTCTGCGGGTCCTTGCCTTCCTGGTACTCATCAGAGTCTGCCGGCACAAGAAGGAATCCTTCCTTGGTCCCATTCTGAAGGTAGTGCGAGTCTTCTATTTGTTCATTAAGGTCTGTGTTGGGAATAGGCACGGGCACCTGACAGACAGTCTTTGTGGTTGATGGTCCTTACTGGGACTTGACACCAAACTCTGATTACAGTTTTCTTACCAAGAAAATACGGAGGTGATGGGAACAGGAATCCATGGTCTTGTGGGtattggtggtgatggtgggagGGGGCTCTTTTCCCCTTGGCATGAGAATGTTATACCTAGAAAATAGAAACATGTCTGAGGCCACAACCAAGATCAGATCCTGCTGTCTAGCTCCAGGCATGGGGTGCTATCACCTGGAATCCCAGTGTACAGACCTAGCATGAAGCAGAGCATCTCCTCTACTTCCTTTCTAGGCCTTCAGTCCTTGCCTATTCCTCATCTTATCCTTCTCTTATAcaccttcctctcttctgcaTATCTTAGATTATTTGATTTGAGATTGGTGGTACAAGTGTGTAGGCTGAGAAACATCAGAGTccttgagtgctaggaaccaTTCAAGAATTGAGtctggctgggcggtggtggcatacgcctttgatctcagcatttgggaggcaaagacaggcggatttctgagttcaaggccagcctggtctacaaagtgagttccaggacagccagggctatacagaaaaaccctgtcttgaaaaaaaccaaaaaaaaaaaagagtctgcagCTGTTTGGGACAGCAGTTCTAATGGAAAGCTCTAGGTGTGGGCAGGTGGCTTGGAACTGAACAGTGGTTGCTCAGGTGGCTCTTAACTTTGGTTTGTCTGTCAGCAAATGTACATCATGTATGTGAGAAACTGCAAGTTCACCTCTCCCAGTACCCTCCCCCTCATAAGCTTCATGCAACGGACACTGACTGAACTGCTTGCCTTGGACCCCAGCGTCTCCTATCAGCATGCCTTCCTCTACATCCGACAGCTTGCAGTCCACCTGCGTAATGCTATGACCACAGGCAAGAAGGTACATGGTCAGACCTTTCTAAGCCAGTAGCCCCACCCAGGGCCTTAGGGCATGCTAGAAGCCACTTTTTAATGGCAGAGACtgctcagcactctggagggaggCTTTGGGTGATTCTGGCAGGGAAGAATGGGCCTTAGATGTGGACTTCACTCTCACCAGGAGACATACCAGTCTGTGTACAACTGGCAGTATGTGCACTGCCTCTACCTATGGTGTCGAGTCCTGAGCACCCTTGGTTCCAGTGAGATCCTGCAGCCCCTACTCTACCCTCTCTCACAGATCATCATTGGCTGTATCAAGTGAGTTCAGGGACAGGGCTATGTTAGATTatcctgggggttgggggcagcAAGTTCCTCTTAGTATAGGGCAGAAGTTTCTGATCCACTAGCTTCTGTGAACTATATTATACAAAGAATTTTCTCAGGTGACCACACCTTAAATATTAGCTTTTGTGTCTATAGTCTCTGAGGAAGGGCCTGAGAAGATGAACTGGATGTAGATTTCAGGCAGCTGGGTTTTGCAGTCATCCTCTACTTAGGTAAATAGGCTAGGTGTCCACAGTGTAACACCTATATGGACCCTGCTTGGGCCCTTGTGCTGTTGGAGGGCACTCAGATCTAGTTCTAAGTGCTTTTGATATTCTGTGACTGTGCTCTTTGGCTAGGAGGGGCCCTCTGTGTTCTCTTGAGCTCTCTCCTGACACTGAAGACTGAGCTAGGAAGGGGAAGAAGCAGGTGgtacaagaaaacaaagcagcaagtggagaggaaaggaggcaggagtgAATGAAACTAAGCTAAAGTTGGATGAGTGTCTTTCACTCTCGCAGCTGAGCAGTGGGGCAGTACCCAAGGCCAAGCATTTTGGTTGTTCCTGTTGATTTTGCTGACTGTTTAAATTACTATTCCCCATGGGTGCTATGAGTACCCACCCTGTAGGAGTGACCAGGATCTCCTGTAGTTGGAGCTTGTGAACGGGGAGGAGTCAGAGGCAGTGGACAGTTAACACTGATGTTTGGGCCTGGCTATCTGACTAGGCTCTGCTCCTCTTTTCTCCAGGTTGTTGCCCACTGCCCGCTTTTATCCATTGCGCATGCATTGTGTACGTGCCCTGACACTGCTGTCCCAGACCATCGGCACCTTCATACCTGTTCTGCCCTTCATTCTCGAGGTGACTGTGCTGAGCACAACTTGTGTTAGACTTAGAAATGTCTTTAGGAAACCACACCTCTGTGTCTGCCAGTACTAAGTTCTAACAATGACCCTGTGGCCCCCTGTCTTTGTAGTCCTTACAGATCTGCATTGAGTCTCTCCAAGTCTCACACTTACTATGACACCTTTCTTGTTTTCCTAGATAGACTTTATTCTGACCTCTACCTAGATTCACTGTACCTGCCCTTGGACTCTTCATATCAGGTCCAGATTCCCTGAGAAAGTGAACCACAAGGGTAGAATCCAAGCCCCTGCTAACAGGGTCACTGCCCTTTCTTTAATTTATGGGTAGGATAAAGGGGGATATTGATATCAGTTCTATATATTAGTTAGCATCCTTTGCTCAGAGAAAGGACATTCCCTACCTCCAATTTATTAATCATTGTAGCTGGTTCAGCTTCTAGCAACATGTTACATAAGTTCTCTTGTCAGAGCTTTCCTATAGAACCTTCCCTCTCTATGCTTCTGCATGTCCCTTGTATCTCCTTGGTTTACCTGTTCTATGTGTGGGCAGTCTCCTAGTAGTTGGGGAGGCATCCTTGGACCAAGAAGTTAGGCTAGGCTCCTGTTTCCCTCTTTTCTTAGGAAGGCCAGAGTGTATATAGCCTGCAAAGTCTGTGGGGTATGGAAAACACAgtctctcccttctctgtctttctttgttggtggttttaTCCATAGTGCCTGGGATGCATGAGCCCCAGATTTGTATAACCCCTATATCTAAAGGTGGTTAAGTGTATGCAGGAGTCCTTATGGTTATTTGTCAAGGGGCTCAGGGCTCTGGAAGGCCTGGTTTTGGGGGATCTCTTTGGGTTGGGCTTACACTCTGTGGGTAGATTTTCCAGCAGGTGGACTTCAATAGGCGGCCAGGTCGCATGAGTTCCAAGCCCATCAACTTCTCTGTGATCTTGAAGCTGTCCAGCACCAACCTGCAGGAGAAGGCATACCGGGTGAGGCTGAACTCAAGGCCTTCTGGGAAAGGCCTGGGACTATGTTTTAGTTGGTTTACAAGGACTTAAGGCTGTTGATATACAAGGGAGAGACTCCCATTCTGGAGTATTTGTGGTTTCTTTTGAGACGAGATCTATTATAtagcccttgctatcctggaacttgtatattgatcaggctggccttgaactcacagagatccacttctCAAATGCTAAGATTGAGGTTTTTGTAGTCATGGAGCCATGACTCCTTAATCTCAGTCCCTGTGAAGCTGGGTGCGGCTTGGGGGAGGCTGTGAGTACTGTTTTATAGCCCTGGTCTTGGAGATTGAGCAGAGTTGGGGTGAAATGTAAGATCATGGGCTACTGGGCTTCATCATCTGATGAAGTTGGGCCTGCCCCCTCAGGATGGCCTGCTGGAACAGCTGTATGACCTTATTCTGGAATATCTGCACAGCCAGGCCCATAGCATTGCTTTCCCAGAGTTGGTGCTGCCTACCGTTCTACAGGTATGTGCTCATCACCTGACTTCCCTTCCCTGACCAGACCTTGGCATCCTCTTTGTGGCTAACTTGGACAATCTTTTAGTAGGTTTGTCTTCCCCTTATGTTCTAGTCCTAGAAGACCAGTAGCAACACCGTGTTTATCCAGCAACCTGGCTGTCAGATCCATTGGTGCCAGTGCAGGGAGAGGGTGATCATTTGCCTTGATAGCTTAAGGAACTTTTCTCTAGGGACTGTGGAATTAACTTGTAAAGGATTATCTGCTGCTGATGAAGTTGGGCTGGGTTTGGGTAACTTAATCAGGATCTCAGGAATTTGCAGACCCTTCCCCAGTCTGGCTGGAGCCTACCATAAACCATGGAAGTCTAAAGCCTGGGTTGGTCTGGTgcccattttgtttttccatgtggtTGTGGTCTCTCCGTGCCCCTTCTGAGAATCTGTTTGCTCTCAGCTCAGCTATTTTCCATCTTAggcccttctcttttttttttttttttttNtcactttgtagaccaggctggcctcgaactcagaaatctgcctgcctctgcctcccgagtgctgggattaaaggcgtgcgccaccacgcccggccacttAGGCCCTTCTTATAGGAGGGGGCTAGTGCTGTCTCTTTCTGGTACTGGTAGGGAATTAGATCCATTACTCACAGACTTGTTGGGGTTGGGGTGTTGCTCATACCTAAGCTATACCTGGGTCAGGCTCCTATAGGCACAGGTATATGTGTGATGTTACATATATAGCTGTGCATATGGCTGTATCACGGTTGGTTGCGTAATGTGGCATTGGCTTCCCCCTGTGTCCTCTTGACTGATGATGTCAGGTAGTCAGGATACCCTTAGTTTTAGGCTCAACATTTTAGGTGTATGGATGTGTGGATCTAGAGTAGGAGTTAGCAGATGTGTTTCAGTTAaaatcaaagtagaaaaaaaattaatgtttatgtCTTCTCACGGCTCTTCAGCTGCTTACCTCTCGGCTGCTGCGGTAGCATTCAGACAAGCACATGAGCACGGTCTTATGTCTGTGAGACCTAATTAAGAGATTGATTGTCACATGGCTTTTCACTGCTTGGATCCCCTTGGGGGTGAGGAAGGGAACTGTCACTGAAGCTGTACTGAGTCCTTCCTTTCTCCAGCTGAAATCTTTTCTCCGGGAGTGCAAAGTGGCTAACTACTGCCGGCAGGTGCGCCAGCTGCTGGAGAAAGTGCAAGAGAATGCAGAACATATCCGAAGTCTTCGACAGAGAGTGACCTTCAGCGTGTCTGACCAGCTGGCAGTGGTGGGTTAGGACTTAGCATCTGCACTGGAATGGTGCTGCCTGAGGTCACCAGTTAGGGTGTGGTAGATGTTTAAGGGTTTTCCAGGATAATCATGGTCCTGAATTTATTTACCCAATCCTTAGGATTCGTGGGAGAAGCAGGTCCGTGAAGAGGGGACTCCTCTCACCAGATACTACAGccactggaagaagctgagggaccgtgagatccagctggagATCAGTGGCAAAGAGCGGGTATGGCTGGGGTCtgtgaagatggcctagtagaaAGTGGCCAAGCAGGTTATTTGTGAAGGGGTCGGGGCTGAGGGAGTGAAgttggaaaaggaaacaaaagcaggagggaaaaaagaaaggtgaGTTTGAGTGAAGCCTGTAAATTTCTGTTTACCTGCCGGGCAGCTGGTCCCATGTATTGCTATAGATGGTACCTGAGGTGCGGCTGGGCTAAGCTAAGTTCTATCCAGTTCTCTTGGCCTCTCCCTATCCtcatttgttgttctgttttttggtCCTTGAAGCTAGAAGACCTGAACTTCCCAGAGATCAAAAGGCGGAAAGTGGAAGACAGGAAGGATGAAGACAGGAAAGAATTAAAAGACCTGTTTGAGTTGGACAGTTCTGAGGGAGAGGACAGCACAGACTTCTTTGAGAGAGGTGAGGCCTGAGGTGGGAGTGATTGAGAGCTGTGTGTATCAGGGTATCATGTCTGGCTAGTGGGCAgacctgttttgttgtttttaatctttatgtctgtgtgttttggCTACCTGTATGTCTGTATcacagatcccctgagactggagttagagacagttgtgagcctcaaTGTGGGCATGGGCACTGGGAGTCAAACCCATGTCCtcaaaccactgagtcatctctctagcctctagaTCTGTTTCTTATACTACTCATTGGCCCCTTATGTTTGAGCTGGGGACTCAGTATTGGTAATTGTCACCATGCTGGGGCCTCCATATAGGTGACAGAAAGGGCTAGTGGCCCTCTTGGTACTGCTGAGACCTGGGGCCCTGTTGCATGTCCAGAGGGCTGCTGGGCTAGCCAACCCTTCTGTGTAGCTACTCATTGCCTTGTTATtgtacctggtgtgtgtgtgtgtgtgtgtgtgtgtgtgtgtgtgtgtgtgtgtgtgtgtgtgtgtgtgtgacacgaCCGTTCTTCATTTGCAGGAGTTCCTAGGCTCCCGGAAGCTCACCAAGGAATGAAAGAAGTTcaggaagaagataaagaagaaagtgacAGCAATTCAGAGGGTAAGTGGTTTCTATTATGAAATAGACTGGCCCTGGAGTCTGTCTGGAGGCAAGGCTGTGGGAAGACAGAGCTCTAAGCCAGGCCTATGCCCCTCCCTGGGGTACCAGGCCAGCTGCTCTGTACTATTTAGCAACCAGCTATAGCATGCTGATAAATTTAATGCTGCAATTAATTAGTGATGAGTAACTTCTAAAGCTGGATTTTTCATGACATAGCAGAGCTTATGTAGCCCCTTCTTTCCCTGTAGatggagacacagacacaggggtGGATCTGAGCGAGCTGTGGCAGCTGGCTCAGGGACCACAGGATGAGCTGGAGGACCTTCAGCTCTCAGAAGAGGACTGAGGGCCTCCTGCTGGCTCTTGGAGGCCTTGAGGACAACAACTATGCAGTGAGAGGACAGCAGACTGTAAACAGGGTTTTATTGTTACAGCACAGCAGAAGTATACTAAGAGCCATTTTGACCCTGAAAGGGAACTGTTTCTGCAGAGCCTTCTGCTGCCGGAAACAGGAGGTTGACCCTGACCTGCAGAATTGTCCCAATTCAGAGTGGGGAGCGTGGCTCCATGGCCTCTCCACTTTGTCTTTGGTTTGTCTGCAGACCACTGCAGTTACCCCTAGAAGGTaaattcattacttttttttttttttttttttttttttNNNNNNNNNNNNNNNNNNNNNNNNNNNNNNNNNNNNNNNNNgtcctggaactcactctgtagaccaggctggcctcgaactcagaaatccgcctgcctctgcctcccaagtgctgggattaaaggcatgcaccaccactgcctggctcattgcttttcttcttaagccatatgttttccttttaaaaatactcttgGCATTTTTGCATCTAAAAAGGGGGAATACCCTGGGGGTGGAATGGGGTTAGCAATTTCACTGGGTATTATGGAGTATGATGGTTGCTTGCTAGATCATTAGAGAAGCTGGGAAGGATCTGACCCATTCTCCTGCTTGGGTGAGGCTTGTCCTGTGGGCAGGTGGGTCCCTTCATATGGGGAGGTGGTGGTTGCTGGGGACAGGGGTTGCTGTCCTGGGCTGAGCTCAGGTGCTTGCAGGCTTGGTGGCTGCAGCGGCAGGGCCACAGGGAAGCTGGCCATGTAGAAGACACGGCCCAGGCGCTTGGCCACCTACAAAGAGATGAAGCTGGGTGAATACCTACTAGGTAAAGGGGCATAGGAAAACAACTCCAGGTTCAAAGAATCCTTGAGCCCTCTCTAGATTGATGAAAACACTGGACATACTTACTTGTGCCCTGATCTTAAGGGCAGGTCCTAGCTTCAGTCCCATGGTGTTCAGAAGGTGCTCTTCTGTCAGTAGAGGCAAAGTTTCTCCATCTATTCCTTGTTCTCTGAATACCTGGGGACAAGTTAGGCCCATAGAGTAGAGTTGTATAGCTTGCATGGAAAAATAATTCAACAAAAGGAAAGTTCTTTTATGTGGGGTGTAGAGACTGGGATTGCCCAGAACTGGGCCTCTTGGCCTAGCCCTAGGGACCTGCCACTCCCCTCACCCTGGCATACTCGCCACAGCCAGAAAGGCCCCCCACGAAGTTGCAGACATCATCTACAGTCCACTTGTTGACATCCTCAAGAGTTGTGGTCTCCTCATCAGTGAAGAGCCCCCCCATGGTACCTGGAGATAGAAAGGGTGTCACTAGGGCTTGggcttttccatttctttgcctCCTTCCCCACTGGCTGACTTTCCTCTTAATTGGTAAAGTCCTTGGCTCAATGACAAAGGCTTTTTCTCCCCATGGAATCCCCTATCAATGGGTGGCTAGGGTTGCCCACCTGTGTGGAAGTAGGGGCTGACTGCCCCACAAGGGAATCCCAGGGGCAGTGTAGGGGGCAGTGTGGACCCTGATAGAAGCCcctttccttctgctctggtccctcctgctgggTCATGGCTGGGAGTAGAGGCCCCTTCCCTGGCAGCTGCCAGCTCAGGGTCCTCTCCATCTGAGTCCTTGGATGGCTCCTCAGAAACATCTTGAGCCCAGAGGCCAGTCCCTGTCGTCTCCTTAGGTTGGCTGGGCTGGACTGAGGCAGCACCAAGACTCCCCTTTTCGGACCGGCTTCGAGCAGACTCCTTGGCTGGGATAGGGGGTCCTGGGCCTGGGGGTCCCTGGGGTGGCAGGGCCAGTAATGGTGCTGAGCTGTGTTTCAAAACCAACATGGAGCCACGTCGCTGGAGTTCGTCGGGACCCTCGGGGATATGCAAGGCCACCTCTGGTGCCAGTAGCTGTGGCCGGTGAACACTGCACAGTTCTTTCTGCCTAAGCAACTCTGACATTTCCAGCCTGGACCAAAAGAACAAACAGTGGGAGTCAGCCTGGGCATGCTTAAAACTACTCCCACTGGTCTTCCAGTTGCTTACCGAGCCAAGCTTTGCTTCCGTAGAAGTTCCTGCTGCCGAGCTAACATCTCAGCTTGGGCAGAGGGTAGGAAGCTGAAACCTGGGACAGAAAAAAAGGCTGTTGAAGCTGGATGATCTGCACTACTTTTATGTATCTGCCGAAGGAGAGCCTTATAGGGATACAAACGACTTACATACCCAACTTTCTCACCTGGGGTCTGACACACAGCTGTGGGCATCCCCAAAAAAGGCCGGAGATGGGAGCTCATTGTGATGTGGGGGGCATTCTGGGGTGACAGCAAAGGGGGTGGCTGTGACATTTCCCTGTGGACAGCAGAATAGTGAGCACATGTCTGGGTCCATCTGTGCACACCCCCTCTTTCCTGTGATCGCCTCTGGGTGCACCCCTACTGACACTTCTAATTGCCGACCCCTCAAGTGGTTGTTGGTTTGCTGATTATGGcttgctgtacacacacacacacacacacacacacacacacacacacacacacacggtccaTGCAGGCAGCTCCAATTAATCTCCCTGTCAGCACAGAGGTGATAGCCCCATGGGCCACACTGCATCAGTAATTACTGAGGTGGGGGATACCTCTCATCCTGAGCAGTGAGGGGAGGGGTACAGGGCAGGGCAATTAGCCACAATTTGTAGATGTGGCAGATGCTGTAGTCTGCCAGGGTTGGGGTGAGATAGGTTGTGTTTGGGAAACCCAGGGACCCTACCCAATGCTTTCCTTGGCTTAACTAGTCTGCTGTGGAGACAGTACTGTGAACATGATGTCTCTGGAATTAATTTATAgcagggtggggagtggagggggtgTTAACTCTGAATCCTCTGGTTGCTTTTTCCTTGCCTtaacataccaccaccaccacctgtgaGGGGAGGGTCTCTGCTCTCTCAGGGCACCTCTACTCGGCTGGAATAGTAGAGTTGCTTGACAAGAAAATTGTAATGGCCAGGGAGTGGGCATTTCTGCATATTTTTTTGCCCCCCAAAATATTTTCTTGGGTCATAGCAGTAGTTTTAGGAGCCTCTGCAGTGGACCTTGAACATGGTGAATGCATTATCCATATATGTGATGGAAGActcaagggaaagaaaggattgGCCTTCTCAAGTAACAAGCATAGAATATGGGCCTTGCTGAAACACCATCTTGGTACCTTTCAGAGAAGGATGTGGTAGCAGCTGGAACTGTTCCCTCCTGGTGCTGCACTAGGCCTTGTTTCCGTCGATGGTCTGCTGTAGATGAGGGCAGGTGTACTTCCAAGCCACTGGGACCCCTCAGTGTTGCAGTTGCTACTTCCTGGCGTACCCTTAGCAGATCTGAGAAGGGAGGTGATAGCAGTCACCAGCTCCCCTAGGTTTTCCCCTTTCTATCTTGGTGATCAGGGCATTGACCCAGTGAAGGTATGAACAGAATGGGAGGAGGAGACTCTCACATGTCCTGAGCCTGGTTTTGTGTCACAGGCTAGAGGAGGATCAGCAGGGAAGGCAGTTTGCAATAAGACCTACAGGGTGTAGCCAGGCAAGTGAACTTGAAAAGGAATATGAATAAGCAGGTAACCAAAATGAGCTGGAGGAGAAGGGCTCCAACAGTATTGGTGTTAATTTGGTTTGAACCTTCACAAGTTTAGAGGTGTAAGGTCATAGGGCTGTTCCAAGTAGGTGAGTGGAACAAGAGTCTATGGATTGGGAGGGGACCTCAAACAGAAGGTTGCCCaggtaactcttttttttttttttttttctttgagacagggtttctctgtatagccctggctgtcctggagctcactttgtagaccaggctggcctcgaaatcagaaatccgcctgcctctgcctcccaagtgctggtattaaaggcatgtgccaccacacccggctaggtAACTCCTTTCTAGACAGGATGCAAGAACAGGAAGGATTTGTCATCCCCATAAAGCAATTCATAGCATACATGGTTATAATAGCAGATACCACTAGCTAGCAGTAACACACAATCACAGTCCAGCATGGTTGTGATATGTGCCCCCATTGCATTTAGGAAGAGTGGAGGCTCCTAGCCCCTTTAATCCACCTGTTCAAGCTCCACTTCTCTACCACTTTGCTGCTACCTGTTTATAAATTAAGTAGCTGAAAAAGGAAGGTGGATCTAGCTAGGGCTTAAGCCAAATCCCAGAACCTAATAATCCCAGACCACCCCAGTCATGCTCAATGCAATGGTGATTGACAACCAGCTTCCTTGGACAGTCTCCTGCACAGGCCAGCAGAGCTGGGGaagcaattaaaaagaaagatttttaaattattaacatttaGTGAATTATTCAGGCTCTCGGTGCCTGAGCTGCTGCCCTAGGGGACAGTGCCGTCTGCAAGAATCAGaaatcctttttccttccctgagCCCCCATCCACTTCTGCCAGAAAAGATAAGACTTCTCCAGTGCTATAGCAGCATAGGGTGTCTCACAAGTCCTAGGTAGCAAGGATAGTGCCTCAAGGCTTGGCTTCCCTCAAGCAACCTGGGGCACTAGTGGCCACATCCTGACTGTAACACAGGTTCCTATTTTTGCCATGCCCTCCTCCCCATATATCAACAAAACCTGTAAAGTCTGACACAGTATCAACATGACCACAGATTCATAGTATTGCTCTGACTATTCTGGGAGTGAGGAGAACCTAGCATAGGCCAGAGTCCACATCTCTTCAACAAAGAACAGGTGAACAAATTCTTCTGTCCTGACCTCACCTGGGCTCTCAAGGATGAACAGTAGAGGACTGAGGGCGGTGAGGCAGTTAAGCTGTATCACTATCTGGGAGCCCTCCTGTGTATCCAATACTGGTCTTAGTGTTGACTTCCAAACAGCCAAATCCTTTTCTTGGGGTAAGCTTAGTGTGATGGAAAGGTAAGAGAGATTTGGCACAtttgaagttggagtgctggcaGTGGGGGTGGCACATACCATGGCTGGGGATACCCAAGTGGTAGAGACGTTGAGTTTCCTCAAAGGAACCAGCCTCACTCAGGGCTGACATAAGCTGATGGTAGTGGTCCTCAGGGGCCATTGTAGACTCTAGCTCAGGAAGCAGCAAAGTCTCTGTTGGACAGAGCACATGGTGAGGGCCAAGGGAAAAGTCAAGGCCTCTTCTCTATGGTTCCCACCCAAGGTCTGGGGAGCCCTTCAGGACACAGAAACTCCTtgttccctcccctttcctgtgACCTGCATCCTTTTCCTGAGTCGGGCCTTCACCTTGGGGGTCCTTGCTTCTGGTCTTCTTCTCTGAAGAACAGTCACTGGTAATGTAGGGGCAGCTCAGCCTCTTGCCCAACAGATCACCTGTAGAGGATAGAGTGAACCCCATCCAGTGTATCATGGCTTGGGGAGAAGGCCATCTCTGCCTTAGCTCAGTTTAGAACCCCAATCACCACTATGTTCTCCCTGGCAGTTAAAGACCTTGTCTAATCTGGTGTCCCAGGCTAGAGAACACAATGACAGGTAGATGCAGAGTATAGTAAAGACAAAGCAATCTTGATGCGGGCCTTGGGCATGTAAGTAGAAATAATGAGAACTCTGTATCAGTGTTTCACTAGACAGTCTCCTGTAAGTTCATGTGCTTCCCAGCCTCTCCTTGAgtggcctgcctttgcctcctaggATAGGGTTGGCCACTGTGCAGGTGTTGGGGAGGCAAGTCCAGAAAGCATACTTCAAATCCAACGTACTTCATTCTGGGTCTTCACAGCCCTGTCACCAAAAGCTCAAGTTCTTCCCCAAGTAACTTCCCTGCTATGCTTGTTGCTCAGAAAGGAAGTCCTTGTCTCTCTCCTTGGTGGTATTTGCCCATCTGCATATCCAGGTCTGGGTTCTTGATGGGACTCCTAAGCAATTAATCCCATAGTGCACAGTCTATATGTGCTATGCTTTTATGAGGCCAGGCCCAGCCTCTGCTTACAATATCCCCAGAGATCATACCCCCACATGCCAAATCTCAGGCATTAATTGACCCAATTCCAGACTGGCCTAAACACTGCTGCCTAGCTTCCTCTTGAGCTACTGCCCTGAGGCTCAGGCCTTTGCTGAACAGCCCATGCCGTTATATCTTCAAGCTAaggttcctgtctctgccctccttATCCTCACCAGCTAGGGGAGTGTGGAGGAACAATTCCGTGGATGATTAAAAAT
Above is a window of Mus pahari chromosome 6, PAHARI_EIJ_v1.1, whole genome shotgun sequence DNA encoding:
- the Samd11 gene encoding sterile alpha motif domain-containing protein 11 isoform X3; the encoded protein is MPAVKKELPGREDLALTLATFHPTLAALPLPPLPAYLAPLPAAAALPSAASLPASASGYDALLAPSLCSPRAYLNLHEAAPHLYLPRDPLAFQYFSATAAAASDFQPLIDNGKSLKTLMSKGILQVHPPICDCPGCRISSPVNRGRLADKRTVTLPPTCALKKERTPSFSASDGDSDGSGPACGQQLSLKQEDDPHIHIMKRRVHTHWDVNISFRETSCSHDNNLPTLISSVHRSRCLIMPEHPRHCDFQRGNVEIGLGSGGDLLGKRLSCPYITSDCSSEKKTRSKDPQETLLLPELESTMAPEDHYHQLMSALSEAGSFEETQRLYHLGIPSHDLLRVRQEVATATLRGPSGLEVHLPSSTADHRRKQGLVQHQEGTVPAATTSFSEREMSQPPPLLSPQNAPHITMSSHLRPFLGMPTAVCQTPGFSFLPSAQAEMLARQQELLRKQSLARLEMSELLRQKELCSVHRPQLLAPEVALHIPEGPDELQRRGSMLVLKHSSAPLLALPPQGPPGPGPPIPAKESARSRSEKGSLGAASVQPSQPKETTGTGLWAQDVSEEPSKDSDGEDPELAAAREGASTPSHDPAGGTRAEGKGLLSGSTLPPTLPLGFPCGAVSPYFHTGTMGGLFTDEETTTLEDVNKWTVDDVCNFVGGLSGCGEYARVFREQGIDGETLPLLTEEHLLNTMGLKLGPALKIRAQVAKRLGRVFYMASFPVALPLQPPSLQAPELSPGQQPLSPATTTSPYEGTHLPTGQASPKQENGSDPSQLL
- the Samd11 gene encoding sterile alpha motif domain-containing protein 11 isoform X1; this encodes MPAVKKELPGREDLALTLATFHPTLAALPLPPLPAYLAPLPAAAALPSAASLPASASGYDALLAPSLCSPRAYLNLHEAAPHLYLPRDPLAFQYFSATAAAASDFQPLIDNGEPCIEVECGDNRALLYVRKLCQGSKGPSIRHRGEWLTPNEFQFVSGRETAKDWKRSIRHKGKSLKTLMSKGILQVHPPICDCPGCRISSPVNRGRLADKRTVTLPPTCALKKERTPSFSASDGDSDGSGPACGQQLSLKQEDDPHIHIMKRRVHTHWDVNISFRETSCSHDNNLPTLISSVHRSRCLIMPEHPRHCDFQRGNVEIGLGSGGDLLGKRLSCPYITSDCSSEKKTRSKDPQETLLLPELESTMAPEDHYHQLMSALSEAGSFEETQRLYHLGIPSHDLLRVRQEVATATLRGPSGLEVHLPSSTADHRRKQGLVQHQEGTVPAATTSFSEREMSQPPPLLSPQNAPHITMSSHLRPFLGMPTAVCQTPGFSFLPSAQAEMLARQQELLRKQSLARLEMSELLRQKELCSVHRPQLLAPEVALHIPEGPDELQRRGSMLVLKHSSAPLLALPPQGPPGPGPPIPAKESARSRSEKGSLGAASVQPSQPKETTGTGLWAQDVSEEPSKDSDGEDPELAAAREGASTPSHDPAGGTRAEGKGLLSGSTLPPTLPLGFPCGAVSPYFHTGTMGGLFTDEETTTLEDVNKWTVDDVCNFVGGLSGCGEYARVFREQGIDGETLPLLTEEHLLNTMGLKLGPALKIRAQVAKRLGRVFYMASFPVALPLQPPSLQAPELSPGQQPLSPATTTSPYEGTHLPTGQASPKQENGSDPSQLL
- the Samd11 gene encoding sterile alpha motif domain-containing protein 11 isoform X2; protein product: MPAVKKELPGREDLALTLATFHPTLAALPLPPLPAYLAPLPAAAALPSAASLPASASGYDALLAPSLCSPRAYLNLHEAAPHLYLPRDPLAFQYFSATAAAASDFQPLIDNGEPCIEVECGDNRALLYVRKLCQGSKGPSIRHRGEWLTPNEFQFVSGRETAKDWKRSIRHKGKSLKTLMSKGILQVHPPICDCPGCRISSPVNRGRLADKRTVTLPPTCALKKERTPSFSASDGDSDGSGPACGQQLSLKQEDDPHIHIMKRRVHTHWDVNISFRETSCSVHRSRCLIMPEHPRHCDFQRGNVEIGLGSGGDLLGKRLSCPYITSDCSSEKKTRSKDPQETLLLPELESTMAPEDHYHQLMSALSEAGSFEETQRLYHLGIPSHDLLRVRQEVATATLRGPSGLEVHLPSSTADHRRKQGLVQHQEGTVPAATTSFSEREMSQPPPLLSPQNAPHITMSSHLRPFLGMPTAVCQTPGFSFLPSAQAEMLARQQELLRKQSLARLEMSELLRQKELCSVHRPQLLAPEVALHIPEGPDELQRRGSMLVLKHSSAPLLALPPQGPPGPGPPIPAKESARSRSEKGSLGAASVQPSQPKETTGTGLWAQDVSEEPSKDSDGEDPELAAAREGASTPSHDPAGGTRAEGKGLLSGSTLPPTLPLGFPCGAVSPYFHTGTMGGLFTDEETTTLEDVNKWTVDDVCNFVGGLSGCGEYARVFREQGIDGETLPLLTEEHLLNTMGLKLGPALKIRAQVAKRLGRVFYMASFPVALPLQPPSLQAPELSPGQQPLSPATTTSPYEGTHLPTGQASPKQENGSDPSQLL